One window of Cydia pomonella isolate Wapato2018A chromosome 7, ilCydPomo1, whole genome shotgun sequence genomic DNA carries:
- the LOC133520056 gene encoding coiled-coil domain-containing protein 6 codes for MDDSVISPGNKIDNSASESDSSSLDGGAMLPPTTVSRDQLQKRIESLQQQNRVLKVELDTYKLRVKALQEENRALRQASVSIQAKAEQEEEYISNTLLKKIQALKKEKETLAHHYEREEECLTNDLSRKLIQLRQEKCRLEQTLEQEQECLVNKLMRKIEKLEAETLAKQTNLERLRREKVELENTLEQEQEALVNRLWKRMDKLEAEKRSLQIRLDQPVSDPASPRDISNGDTASNLSNHIQTLRSEVVKLRNQLAVSQNENKEKMHRFALEEKHIREENVRLQRKLQQEVERREALCRHLSESESSLEMEEERQFNEALSARSRSVSSPGGSRPLSPYASPLLPGAGHRPAMHFNSQPRRPSERFVKPAPPSLGLPRLEPLAPPPAPPAPAPAPAPAAPAPPEPALQPASPMDTSSKD; via the exons ATGGATGATTCTGTGATTTCCCCAG ggaataaaatagataattcAGCATCGGAGAGCGATTCCAGTTCTCTCGATGGCGGGGCGATGTTACCTCCTACCACGGTTTCTCGTGATCAGTTACAAAAAAGAATTGAATCTCTTCAACAGCAAAACAG GGTCTTAAAAGTAGAGCTGGACACATATAAGCTCAGAGTAAAGGCCTTGCAAGAGGAAAATCGCGCGCTAAGACAAGCTTCTGTATCAAta CAAGCTAAAGCTGAACAAGAGGAAGAATATATTTCCAACACACTATTGAAAAAAATTCAAGCCTTGAAGAAGGAAAAGGAAACATTAGCACATCACTATGAAAGGGAAGAGGAGTGTCTCACAAATGATCTGTCCAGAAAATTAATTCAG TTACGTCAAGAAAAATGTCGCCTCGAACAGACATTGGAGCAAGAACAGGAATGCTTAGTGAACAAACTTATGCGGAAGATTGAGAAGCTTGAAGCTGAGACTCTTGCTAAACAGACTAATCTGGAAAGACTCCGCAGGGAAAAG GTGGAGTTGGAAAACACATTGGAGCAAGAGCAGGAAGCGCTTGTGAACAGGCTGTGGAAACGCATGGACAAATTAGAGGCTGAAAAACGTTCCTTGCAGATCCGTCTTGACCAGCCAGTCTCTGATCCTGCTAGTccaag AGACATTAGCAACGGTGATACTGCGTCGAATCTTAGCAATCATATTCAAACTTTACGCTCGGAGGTTGTCAAATTAAG GAATCAATTAGCCGTGTCTCAAAATGAAAACAAAGAGAAGATGCATCGTTTTGCCTTAGAGGAGAAACACATTCGAGAGGAAAACGTTCGCTTACAACGAAAACTTCAGCAAGAG gtTGAGCGTCGCGAAGCGCTATGCCGGCATCTGTCTGAGAGCGAATCTTCATTGGAAATGGAGGAGGAGCGGCAATTTAACGAAGCGTTAAGT GCCCGGTCTCGCAGCGTGTCGTCCCCGGGCGGGTCGCGGCCGCTGTCGCCGTACGCCTCGCCGCTGCTGCCCGGCGCCGGGCACAGGCCCGCGATGCATTTCAACTCGCAG CCGCGCCGGCCCAGCGAGCGCTTCGTGAAGCCGGCGCCGCCGTCGCTGGGGCTGCCGCGCCTGGAGCCGCTGGCGCCGccccccgcgccgcccgcccccgcccccgcccccgcccccgccgcccCCGCGCCGCCCGAGCCCGCCCTGCAGCCGGCCAGCCCCATGGACACCTCGTCGAAAGACTAA